Proteins encoded by one window of Microbacterium testaceum:
- the priA gene encoding bifunctional 1-(5-phosphoribosyl)-5-((5-phosphoribosylamino)methylideneamino)imidazole-4-carboxamide isomerase/phosphoribosylanthranilate isomerase PriA — protein MNDFASTPELVLLPAVDVADGKAVRLTQGEAGTETSYGDPVDAAADFARQGAQWIHLVDLDAAFGRGSNASVMRKVIKQVKGVQVELSGGIRDDRSLEAALESGASRINLGTAALENPEWAADVINRYGEAIAVGLDVRGTTLAARGWTREGGDLWTVLDRLEDAGCSRYVVTDVTKDGTLRGPNIELLREMTQRTPKPIVASGGVSSLDDIAALRDLVPLGVEGAIVGKALYAGQFTLAEALDVAGH, from the coding sequence ATGAACGATTTCGCGTCCACGCCCGAACTTGTGCTGCTTCCCGCGGTCGACGTCGCCGACGGCAAGGCCGTCCGTCTGACCCAGGGTGAGGCCGGTACCGAGACCAGCTACGGCGACCCCGTCGACGCCGCCGCCGATTTCGCCCGCCAGGGCGCTCAGTGGATCCATCTCGTGGACCTCGACGCGGCCTTCGGGCGCGGCAGCAACGCGAGCGTCATGCGCAAGGTCATCAAGCAGGTCAAGGGCGTGCAGGTCGAGCTCTCGGGCGGCATCCGCGACGATCGTTCGCTCGAGGCCGCCCTCGAGAGCGGCGCGAGCCGCATCAACCTCGGCACCGCCGCCCTCGAGAACCCCGAGTGGGCCGCCGACGTCATCAACCGCTACGGCGAGGCGATCGCGGTGGGCCTCGACGTGCGGGGAACGACCCTCGCGGCCCGCGGGTGGACCCGCGAGGGCGGCGACCTGTGGACCGTGCTCGACCGACTCGAGGACGCCGGCTGCAGCCGCTACGTCGTCACCGACGTCACCAAAGACGGCACGCTCCGCGGCCCCAACATCGAGCTGCTCCGCGAGATGACGCAGCGCACCCCCAAGCCGATCGTCGCTTCGGGCGGCGTCTCGAGCCTCGACGACATCGCGGCTCTGCGCGACCTCGTTCCGCTGGGTGTCGAGGGCGCGATCGTCGGCAAAGCGCTCTACGCGGGCCAGTTCACCCTGGCCGAGGCGCTGGATGTCGCCGGACACTGA
- the hisH gene encoding imidazole glycerol phosphate synthase subunit HisH, translated as MTRKPVVAVFDYGSGNVHSAVKALVEAGADARLTSDRGLLLDADGLLVPGVGAFGAVMGALNDSRGGEIIDRRLAGGRPVLGICVGMQVMFERGIERGTDTTGLGEWPGTVAELEAPVLPHMGWNTVSAGEGSRLFDGIENERFYFVHSYAAQDWSLEVTPPFPQPSVTWCTYGSPFIAAVENGPLSATQFHPEKSGEAGIRLLSNWIDGLRTTTV; from the coding sequence GTGACGCGGAAACCCGTCGTCGCGGTCTTCGACTACGGCTCGGGCAACGTCCACTCCGCCGTCAAGGCGCTCGTCGAGGCCGGCGCCGATGCGCGCCTCACCTCCGACCGCGGTCTGCTTCTCGACGCCGACGGGCTGCTGGTCCCCGGTGTCGGGGCGTTCGGCGCGGTCATGGGGGCTCTGAACGACAGCCGTGGCGGCGAGATCATCGACCGTCGTCTGGCGGGCGGTCGGCCGGTGCTCGGCATCTGCGTGGGCATGCAGGTCATGTTCGAGCGCGGCATCGAGCGTGGCACCGACACCACGGGTCTGGGGGAGTGGCCCGGAACCGTCGCCGAACTCGAGGCACCGGTTCTGCCGCACATGGGCTGGAACACGGTGAGCGCGGGGGAGGGATCTCGCCTGTTCGACGGCATCGAGAACGAGCGCTTCTACTTCGTGCACTCGTACGCGGCGCAGGACTGGTCGCTCGAGGTGACTCCGCCGTTCCCGCAGCCATCGGTCACGTGGTGCACCTACGGCTCGCCGTTCATCGCCGCGGTCGAGAACGGGCCGCTCTCGGCCACCCAGTTCCACCCGGAGAAGTCGGGCGAAGCCGGCATCCGGCTCCTGTCCAATTGGATCGACGGCCTGCGCACGACTACTGTGTGA
- the hisB gene encoding imidazoleglycerol-phosphate dehydratase HisB — translation MTGPASPRTASITRETSESRVELELDLDGRGVSDISTSVPFFDHMLTAFAKHSLTDLRVRSTGDTHIDAHHTVEDTSIVLGRAIRQALGDKSGIARYGDALVPLDEALAQAVVDISGRPYLVHTGEPAGFEHHLIGGHFTGSLVRHSFEAISIHAGLTVHVRVLGGRDPHHIAEAEYKALARAFRQAKALDPLVDGIPSTKGAL, via the coding sequence ATGACCGGCCCCGCCTCGCCCCGCACCGCATCGATCACGCGAGAGACGAGCGAGTCCCGCGTCGAACTCGAGCTCGACCTCGACGGCCGCGGCGTGAGCGACATCTCGACGAGCGTGCCATTCTTCGACCACATGCTCACCGCGTTCGCGAAGCACTCGCTGACCGACCTGCGGGTCCGCTCCACGGGTGACACGCACATCGACGCCCACCACACGGTCGAGGACACCTCGATCGTGCTCGGGCGGGCCATTCGTCAGGCGCTCGGCGACAAGTCCGGCATCGCCCGTTACGGAGACGCGCTCGTGCCGCTCGACGAGGCCCTCGCGCAGGCCGTGGTCGACATCAGCGGCCGTCCCTACCTCGTGCACACCGGCGAGCCCGCGGGCTTCGAGCACCACCTCATCGGCGGTCACTTCACCGGTTCGCTCGTGCGTCACTCGTTCGAGGCGATCTCGATCCACGCCGGCCTCACGGTTCACGTGCGCGTCCTGGGCGGACGCGACCCCCACCACATCGCGGAGGCCGAGTACAAGGCGCTCGCCCGCGCGTTCCGACAGGCGAAGGCCCTCGACCCGCTGGTCGACGGGATTCCGAGCACCAAGGGCGCGCTGTGA
- a CDS encoding histidinol-phosphate transaminase, producing the protein MGEVTVRLDDLPLRDDLRGMTPYGAPQAALPVALNVNENTHPVPPEVADDILDAVARALRDVNRYPDREFTGLREAFAGYLGHGLNPDQIWAANGSNEVLQHILQAFGGPGRTAMGFAPTYSMYPILTRATGARWIAGEREHDFSLSPESAAAQVREQRPNIVFLCAPNNPTGTPLCLDVVEAVYDATDGIVIVDEAYEEFAPRDEPSAVSLLPDRPRLVVSRTMSKAFAFAGARVGYLAADPALVDALRLVRLPYHLSALTQAAATAALSHAETMLSMVDEIVAQRDRISATVSALGYTAHESWTNFVLFGGVEDPAATWKALYDRGVLIRDVGIAHHLRVTAGTADETTAFLDALASVGSRS; encoded by the coding sequence ATGGGTGAGGTGACCGTACGCCTCGACGACCTTCCTCTTCGCGACGATCTGCGGGGCATGACCCCGTACGGAGCTCCCCAGGCAGCACTGCCCGTGGCACTCAACGTGAACGAGAACACGCATCCCGTTCCGCCCGAGGTCGCAGACGACATTCTGGATGCCGTCGCCCGGGCGCTCCGCGACGTCAACCGCTACCCGGACCGGGAGTTCACCGGTCTGCGCGAGGCCTTCGCCGGCTACCTCGGCCACGGCCTCAACCCCGACCAGATCTGGGCGGCGAACGGCTCGAACGAGGTCCTTCAGCACATCCTGCAGGCGTTCGGCGGTCCCGGCCGGACGGCGATGGGCTTCGCGCCCACGTATTCGATGTACCCGATCCTCACGCGGGCCACGGGGGCCCGCTGGATCGCGGGTGAGAGAGAGCACGACTTCTCGCTGTCTCCCGAGTCGGCGGCCGCGCAGGTGCGCGAACAGCGACCCAACATCGTGTTCCTCTGCGCCCCGAACAACCCCACCGGCACTCCGCTGTGCCTCGATGTCGTCGAAGCGGTCTACGACGCCACGGACGGAATCGTGATCGTCGACGAGGCTTACGAGGAGTTCGCTCCGCGGGACGAGCCCTCGGCCGTCTCGCTGCTGCCCGACCGCCCTCGTCTGGTCGTCTCGCGCACGATGAGCAAGGCCTTCGCCTTCGCCGGTGCCCGCGTCGGCTATCTCGCGGCCGATCCCGCGCTGGTCGACGCTCTGCGTCTTGTGCGCTTGCCCTACCACTTGAGCGCTCTCACCCAGGCGGCCGCCACCGCCGCGCTGAGCCACGCCGAGACGATGCTGTCGATGGTCGACGAGATCGTCGCTCAGCGTGACCGGATCTCGGCGACGGTGTCGGCGCTGGGGTACACGGCGCACGAGTCGTGGACCAATTTCGTGCTGTTCGGGGGCGTCGAAGACCCGGCTGCGACGTGGAAGGCGCTCTACGACCGCGGCGTCCTCATCCGCGACGTCGGCATCGCCCACCACCTGCGCGTGACCGCGGGCACGGCCGACGAGACCACCGCGTTCCTCGACGCGCTGGCCTCGGTAGGATCGCGATCATGA
- a CDS encoding LysM peptidoglycan-binding domain-containing protein — MSSIALTAPSTRLRITARGRRVVAFLVSLPIVAVLAVAIVGGGSALASGDAGAPAGSFTEITVMSGETLWSIAEDVAPSADPRDVVAEITRLNALPGGSVSAGQRIAIPAEYAPAA, encoded by the coding sequence ATGAGCAGCATCGCCCTCACCGCCCCGTCCACCCGCCTGCGCATCACCGCGCGCGGTCGTCGCGTCGTGGCGTTCCTCGTCTCCCTCCCCATCGTCGCCGTACTCGCCGTGGCGATCGTCGGCGGCGGATCCGCACTCGCCTCCGGCGACGCGGGCGCTCCCGCCGGCTCGTTCACCGAGATCACCGTCATGAGCGGCGAGACCCTCTGGTCCATCGCCGAAGACGTCGCGCCGTCCGCCGACCCGCGTGATGTCGTCGCCGAGATCACGCGTCTCAACGCCCTGCCCGGCGGCTCGGTCTCGGCGGGACAGCGCATCGCGATCCCCGCCGAGTACGCTCCCGCGGCCTGA
- the lexA gene encoding transcriptional repressor LexA, producing the protein MTDATTAAGRERTQTRRRKNLSDKQLAILEVIQRSIARHGYPPSMREIGDAVGLKSLSSVTHQLNQLELSGYLRRDPGKTRAMEVLIDLPGAAAENPADAAPALGDAALVPLVGRIAAGVPITADQQVEEIFPLPRQLVGKGDLFMLKVSGESMIDAAICDGDWVVIRSQATAENGEIVAAMLDGEATVKTFRRRDGHTWLLPRNSAFEPILGDEAVVLGRVVAVLRTV; encoded by the coding sequence ATGACCGACGCGACGACCGCCGCCGGACGCGAGCGGACGCAGACCCGGCGGCGGAAGAATCTCAGCGACAAGCAGCTGGCGATCCTCGAAGTGATCCAGCGTTCGATCGCCCGGCACGGCTACCCGCCGAGCATGCGCGAGATCGGCGACGCGGTCGGACTCAAGTCGCTCTCGAGCGTCACGCATCAACTGAACCAGCTGGAGCTCAGCGGCTACCTGCGTCGCGACCCGGGCAAGACGCGTGCGATGGAGGTCCTCATCGACCTGCCCGGCGCCGCCGCCGAGAACCCCGCCGACGCCGCCCCCGCCCTGGGCGACGCCGCTCTGGTGCCGCTGGTGGGTCGCATCGCTGCCGGAGTGCCGATCACCGCCGATCAGCAGGTGGAGGAGATCTTCCCCCTCCCCCGTCAGCTCGTGGGCAAGGGCGACCTGTTCATGCTCAAAGTGTCGGGCGAGTCGATGATCGACGCGGCGATCTGCGACGGTGACTGGGTCGTCATCCGTTCTCAGGCGACCGCCGAGAACGGCGAGATCGTCGCCGCGATGCTCGACGGCGAGGCGACGGTGAAGACGTTCCGACGCCGTGACGGTCACACCTGGCTGCTCCCCCGCAACAGCGCGTTCGAGCCGATCCTCGGCGACGAGGCCGTCGTCCTCGGTCGCGTCGTCGCGGTGCTGCGCACCGTCTGA
- a CDS encoding S9 family peptidase produces MADTLPYGSWPSPITPESVAQSSPRVDGARLVGDEIWWGESVPHEAGRVAVKRRRTDGSVETVLPAPANARSAVHEYGGSAWTASDDGELYYVEKSDQRVYALRPGETARPLTPADDAVRHGGLRWEHGVLLAIRETHGSARVPLRAIVRIPLEGPVEVLAEGSDFLAQPALSSDGRRLAWVAWNHPDMPWDATILRVADLETGSVLDIAGGEHRAPLQPVWIADDELLYADDPDGRWNLFHRPLGGDAHPLAPADADTGGGLWVLGTRWFGAAADGRVIAVRTNGSDEVVEIAPSGVRPVDVPVVAGAAIDDVRGTRALVSGSDAGGRAGLWLVDLESGAVELVTGGAGSWGDEWMPAARALSTDGPHGPVHAFAYAPTNPDVTPVAGERPPYVVLVHGGPTSHVGPAPSAKTAFFTSRGIGVLDVNYGGSTGYGRAYRDRLKGQWGVVDVDDVAAAASALADAGLADHERLAIAGGSAGGWTVLAAVTRTDVFSAGISRYGVGDARALAEDTHDFEARYLDGLIGPLPEAEPVYIERSPLGRPDLFRVPLLILQGSEDRVVPPSQAEAIRDALAAHGVPHAYVLYEGEGHGFRRSETVIDSLQRELGFLGAVFGFDTPGIPPLALEGEKG; encoded by the coding sequence ATGGCTGACACCCTCCCCTACGGTTCCTGGCCCTCCCCGATCACGCCCGAGTCCGTCGCGCAGTCATCGCCGCGCGTCGACGGGGCCCGACTCGTGGGCGACGAGATCTGGTGGGGCGAATCCGTCCCGCACGAGGCGGGTCGCGTCGCGGTGAAGCGTCGCCGCACGGACGGCTCGGTCGAGACGGTGCTCCCTGCCCCCGCCAACGCCCGTTCGGCCGTCCATGAGTACGGCGGAAGCGCCTGGACGGCGTCCGACGACGGCGAGCTGTACTACGTCGAGAAGAGTGACCAGCGCGTGTACGCGCTCCGCCCGGGCGAGACCGCGCGCCCCCTCACTCCCGCCGACGACGCCGTCCGTCACGGCGGCCTGAGGTGGGAGCACGGCGTCCTCCTCGCCATCCGCGAGACCCACGGCTCCGCCCGCGTGCCCCTCCGCGCGATCGTGCGCATCCCGCTCGAGGGGCCGGTCGAGGTGCTCGCCGAGGGAAGCGACTTCCTGGCGCAGCCCGCCCTCTCCTCCGACGGCCGCCGCCTGGCGTGGGTCGCGTGGAACCACCCCGACATGCCCTGGGACGCCACGATCCTCCGCGTGGCCGACCTCGAGACGGGCTCCGTTCTCGACATCGCCGGCGGCGAGCACCGTGCGCCCCTGCAACCCGTCTGGATCGCCGACGACGAGCTGCTCTACGCCGACGACCCCGACGGTCGCTGGAACCTCTTCCACCGGCCTCTCGGCGGAGACGCCCACCCCCTCGCCCCCGCCGACGCCGACACCGGCGGAGGTCTCTGGGTCCTCGGCACGCGGTGGTTCGGGGCCGCCGCCGACGGTCGCGTCATCGCGGTCCGCACGAACGGCTCCGACGAGGTCGTCGAGATCGCCCCGAGCGGCGTGCGCCCGGTCGACGTCCCCGTCGTCGCGGGAGCCGCGATCGACGACGTCCGCGGCACACGCGCCCTCGTCTCGGGGTCCGATGCGGGCGGACGCGCGGGCCTGTGGCTCGTCGACCTCGAATCCGGCGCGGTCGAGCTCGTCACGGGCGGCGCCGGCTCGTGGGGAGACGAATGGATGCCGGCAGCCCGCGCCCTGTCCACCGACGGCCCGCACGGGCCGGTGCACGCCTTCGCGTACGCCCCCACCAACCCCGACGTCACCCCGGTCGCGGGCGAGCGCCCGCCCTACGTGGTCCTCGTGCACGGCGGACCGACCTCGCACGTGGGTCCCGCCCCCTCCGCGAAGACCGCCTTCTTCACCAGTCGAGGCATCGGCGTGCTCGACGTCAACTACGGCGGGTCCACGGGATACGGCCGCGCCTACCGCGATCGACTGAAGGGGCAGTGGGGTGTCGTCGACGTCGACGACGTCGCGGCCGCGGCATCCGCTCTGGCCGATGCGGGCCTGGCCGATCATGAACGCCTCGCCATCGCGGGGGGCTCGGCGGGCGGCTGGACCGTCCTGGCCGCGGTGACGCGTACCGACGTGTTCTCGGCGGGCATCTCGCGCTACGGCGTCGGAGACGCCCGCGCCCTCGCCGAGGACACCCATGACTTCGAGGCCCGCTACCTCGACGGACTCATCGGACCGCTCCCCGAGGCCGAGCCGGTGTACATCGAGCGCTCGCCCCTGGGCCGCCCCGATCTCTTCCGCGTGCCCCTGCTCATCCTCCAGGGCTCCGAGGACCGCGTGGTCCCGCCGTCGCAGGCCGAGGCGATCCGCGACGCCCTGGCCGCGCACGGCGTGCCCCACGCCTACGTGCTCTACGAGGGCGAGGGCCACGGGTTCCGACGGTCCGAGACGGTGATCGACTCACTCCAACGTGAACTCGGCTTCCTCGGCGCGGTCTTCGGATTCGACACCCCCGGCATCCCTCCGCTCGCGCTCGAGGGCGAGAAGGGCTGA
- the hflX gene encoding GTPase HflX: protein MTEQTTPPSTDASPVDPVDRVLSRAEAHRGVRVFGAAQALQDATTAYGGDADGDQWDREERAALRRVAGLSTELEDVTEVEYRQLRLENVVLVGVHPQGEQADAENSLRELSALAETAGAVVLDGVLQRRPHPDPATYVGRGKAAELRDIVAAVGADTVIADTELAPSQRRALEDVVKVKVIDRTTVILDIFSQHAKSREGKAQVELAQLEYLLPRLRGWGDSMSRQAGGQVGAGGAGMGSRGPGETKIELDRRRIRTKMALLRKQLRDFAPAREAKRAERKRHTIPSVAIAGYTNAGKSSLLNRLTSAGVLVENALFATLDATVRRSETSDGRVYTLTDTVGFVRNLPHQLVEAFRSTLEEVGDADVILHVVDASHPDPAAQLMTVRDVMGDVDANFGQEIVVFNKADLVGEDDRLVLRGLAPNAKFVSSRTGEGIDELRAAIEDALPLPAVEVQAVVPYDRGDLVSAVHESGLIVAQEHRESGTFLHAHVGARLAAELAPFGA, encoded by the coding sequence ATGACCGAACAGACCACACCCCCGAGCACGGACGCGTCTCCGGTGGATCCGGTGGACCGCGTGCTCTCGCGCGCCGAAGCGCACCGCGGGGTCCGGGTCTTCGGTGCGGCACAGGCTCTGCAGGACGCCACGACCGCGTACGGCGGCGACGCCGACGGAGATCAGTGGGACCGCGAAGAACGTGCGGCGCTGCGCCGCGTCGCGGGCCTGTCCACCGAGCTCGAGGACGTCACCGAGGTCGAGTACAGACAGTTGCGCCTCGAGAACGTCGTCCTCGTCGGCGTACACCCGCAGGGGGAGCAGGCGGATGCCGAGAACTCGCTGCGCGAGCTGTCGGCCCTTGCCGAGACGGCCGGTGCCGTCGTGCTCGACGGCGTGCTGCAGCGGCGCCCGCACCCCGACCCCGCGACCTACGTCGGTCGCGGCAAGGCCGCCGAGCTGCGCGACATCGTCGCTGCCGTCGGCGCCGACACGGTCATCGCCGACACTGAACTCGCTCCCAGCCAGCGCCGTGCGCTGGAGGACGTCGTCAAGGTCAAGGTGATCGACCGGACCACGGTGATCCTCGACATCTTCAGCCAGCACGCCAAGAGCCGCGAGGGCAAGGCGCAGGTCGAACTCGCGCAGCTCGAATACCTCCTCCCGCGTCTGCGCGGGTGGGGTGACTCGATGTCGCGTCAGGCCGGTGGCCAGGTCGGTGCCGGCGGTGCCGGTATGGGCTCGCGCGGTCCCGGTGAGACGAAGATCGAGCTCGACCGTCGTCGCATCCGCACCAAGATGGCGCTGTTGCGCAAGCAGCTGCGCGATTTCGCCCCCGCCCGTGAGGCGAAGCGGGCCGAACGCAAACGTCACACGATCCCCTCGGTCGCGATCGCGGGGTACACGAACGCCGGCAAGTCGAGTCTGCTGAATCGCCTCACGAGCGCGGGAGTGCTCGTCGAGAACGCGCTCTTCGCGACCCTGGATGCCACGGTCCGCCGCTCCGAGACCAGTGACGGCCGCGTCTACACGCTGACCGACACCGTCGGCTTCGTGCGGAACCTTCCGCACCAGCTGGTCGAGGCGTTCCGGTCGACGCTCGAGGAGGTCGGCGACGCCGACGTCATCCTGCACGTCGTCGACGCCTCGCACCCCGATCCGGCCGCGCAGCTCATGACGGTGCGCGACGTGATGGGCGACGTCGATGCGAACTTCGGTCAGGAGATCGTCGTCTTCAACAAGGCCGACCTCGTCGGCGAAGACGACCGCCTCGTACTGCGGGGTCTCGCCCCCAACGCGAAGTTCGTGTCGTCCCGTACGGGCGAGGGCATCGACGAGCTGCGTGCAGCGATCGAGGACGCACTGCCCCTGCCGGCCGTCGAGGTGCAGGCCGTCGTCCCGTACGACCGCGGCGACCTCGTGTCGGCCGTGCACGAGAGCGGGCTCATCGTCGCGCAGGAGCACCGCGAGAGCGGGACGTTCCTGCACGCGCACGTGGGCGCTCGTCTCGCGGCCGAGCTCGCACCGTTCGGAGCCTGA
- a CDS encoding class I SAM-dependent methyltransferase yields the protein MGSEHYFSASPSSPEQLRHLRVTLAGRELEVVTAGGVFSPDHVDAGTSVLLANTPPPPAGGNFLDLGCGWGPISLSLALASPHATVWAVDINERALDLVRRNAESLGLTNINAVRPEDVPEDVTFRTIRSNPPIRVGKSELHGMLQHWIPRLSERSDGWFVVQRNLGSDSLQRWLAATFPEGYSVQRAATGRGFRVLRVRKHGSPPSELIDVVP from the coding sequence ATGGGGAGCGAGCACTACTTCAGCGCGTCGCCGTCGAGTCCCGAGCAGCTCCGCCACCTTCGCGTGACGCTGGCCGGTCGCGAGCTCGAGGTGGTCACGGCCGGCGGCGTTTTCAGTCCCGACCACGTGGATGCCGGCACCTCGGTGCTGCTCGCGAACACCCCGCCCCCTCCCGCCGGTGGGAACTTCCTCGACCTGGGGTGCGGGTGGGGTCCGATCTCGCTGTCGCTGGCGCTCGCGTCACCGCACGCGACCGTGTGGGCGGTCGACATCAACGAGCGTGCTCTCGATCTCGTGAGGCGGAACGCGGAGTCCCTCGGCCTCACCAACATCAACGCCGTGCGTCCGGAGGATGTTCCCGAGGACGTGACCTTCCGCACCATCCGCTCGAACCCGCCCATCCGCGTCGGCAAGTCCGAGCTGCACGGCATGCTGCAGCACTGGATCCCCCGCCTGTCGGAACGCAGCGACGGGTGGTTCGTCGTCCAGCGCAACCTCGGTTCGGACTCGCTGCAGCGCTGGCTCGCCGCCACGTTCCCCGAGGGGTACAGCGTGCAGCGAGCGGCCACCGGTCGGGGGTTCCGCGTGCTGCGGGTCCGCAAGCACGGCTCGCCGCCGAGCGAGCTGATCGACGTCGTCCCCTGA